The following are encoded together in the Candidatus Zixiibacteriota bacterium genome:
- a CDS encoding response regulator produces the protein MKILAIDDSPTMRRIIINTLKRFGYDDVVEAVDGKDALAKMKVERFNFIIADWNMPEMDGFEFVKVIRSMDEFKDIPVLMVTTRSIKEDIMEAMRIGVNNYVVKPFTPETLKQKIDQVLSM, from the coding sequence TTGAAAATTCTTGCAATTGATGACAGCCCGACTATGCGACGGATTATTATCAACACCCTCAAGCGCTTCGGCTATGATGATGTTGTGGAAGCCGTCGACGGTAAAGATGCCTTGGCTAAGATGAAAGTCGAACGCTTTAATTTTATCATTGCCGACTGGAATATGCCGGAGATGGATGGATTTGAATTTGTGAAGGTTATTCGGTCAATGGATGAGTTCAAAGATATTCCAGTGTTGATGGTCACTACCCGCTCGATTAAGGAAGATATAATGGAAGCGATGCGAATCGGGGTAAACAATTATGTTGTCAAACCCTTCACGCCGGAAACGTTGAAACAGAAAATCGACCAAGTTTTATCCATGTAA
- a CDS encoding ATP-binding protein yields MATYKYFYSSAPEAEEQMLDDLFRVLKEHDLSEEDTNKFTLAVSEAFINALVHGNKQNSQKKIEVKLDLDEETLSAEIIDEGKEGLKQIWSRIEPPPLSESGRGIDLIRHYATTSQFTQTPSGGLKVTLSLARQVKQNISS; encoded by the coding sequence ATGGCCACATATAAATATTTCTATTCATCCGCCCCCGAAGCCGAGGAACAGATGCTCGATGATCTCTTTCGGGTATTGAAAGAGCACGATCTCAGTGAAGAGGATACAAATAAGTTTACACTGGCAGTATCCGAAGCATTCATCAATGCGCTTGTTCATGGCAACAAACAGAATTCCCAAAAAAAGATAGAAGTGAAACTTGATCTCGACGAAGAAACTCTCTCTGCTGAAATTATTGACGAAGGGAAAGAAGGCTTGAAACAGATTTGGTCTCGTATCGAACCTCCGCCGCTCTCTGAAAGCGGCCGGGGGATAGACCTTATCCGTCATTATGCGACAACATCCCAATTCACCCAGACTCCCTCGGGCGGATTAAAGGTCACACTTAGTTTGGCGCGGCAAGTAAAACAAAATATTAGTTCATAA
- a CDS encoding PP2C family protein-serine/threonine phosphatase has protein sequence MLTSLDYQNDVEVLEAKLASQKAELRDIATMGAVIASIHEIDAVLSVVMDMTLRLLDGEVGFIMLEEDERLKLKTCWGVNEEFITTLKHPRGADLATYCHTYKEAVILHDLKTKSADTGIKIDSVIVMPIKTRDKCYGVLVIINKIDGDNFSADDSERLEMLLNFVAVAIDNSQLVKDKLRQQHMEQEMVIAGQVQSTILPRDITSISGAEIATVYYPAREVGGDFYDIIKISDKKFYVIVGDVSNKGVPAALVMSASSGIIKSILSSEPNIQVGKLAERLNNLLAREIIKEHQMFVTLFFCMIDLQSERLTYCNAGHIPGLLWDSQNKRVDELSVGGPIVGQFEGIPFEEGTHVIKSGDGLFLFTDGLTEATDRYDNLFGRERVVNFFRDEIIHPPAVFCDRLKKHIDQFSEGSSEENHDDFTLVQIRIE, from the coding sequence ATGCTTACCTCACTTGATTACCAGAACGATGTCGAGGTCCTGGAAGCCAAACTCGCTTCTCAGAAGGCCGAGCTTCGTGATATCGCCACGATGGGCGCAGTCATTGCCTCGATTCATGAAATCGATGCCGTACTGTCGGTTGTGATGGATATGACCCTCCGCCTACTTGATGGCGAGGTCGGCTTTATCATGCTCGAAGAAGACGAAAGGCTCAAACTCAAAACATGCTGGGGCGTGAACGAGGAGTTTATTACAACACTGAAGCACCCTCGTGGTGCGGACTTGGCAACGTATTGCCATACCTACAAGGAAGCCGTCATACTTCATGACCTCAAAACCAAATCAGCTGACACCGGTATCAAAATAGATTCTGTGATCGTCATGCCGATCAAGACGCGAGATAAATGCTATGGCGTGCTTGTCATCATCAATAAGATTGACGGTGATAATTTTAGCGCAGACGACTCTGAGCGACTCGAAATGCTTCTCAATTTTGTCGCGGTCGCGATTGACAACTCGCAACTTGTAAAAGATAAACTTCGCCAACAGCACATGGAGCAGGAGATGGTTATCGCCGGCCAAGTGCAATCAACTATTCTTCCGCGTGACATTACCAGCATCAGCGGAGCCGAAATTGCTACGGTTTATTACCCCGCCCGGGAAGTCGGCGGCGACTTTTATGATATCATCAAAATTAGCGACAAGAAATTCTATGTTATTGTAGGCGACGTCTCGAACAAAGGCGTCCCGGCAGCGCTTGTCATGTCGGCATCATCGGGAATAATTAAGTCCATATTGTCAAGCGAGCCTAATATCCAGGTCGGCAAACTCGCCGAACGGCTAAATAATCTCTTGGCACGCGAAATAATCAAAGAACACCAAATGTTTGTGACGCTCTTCTTTTGCATGATAGATTTACAAAGCGAACGCCTTACCTATTGCAATGCCGGACATATCCCGGGACTACTTTGGGATTCGCAGAATAAGCGAGTCGATGAGTTATCTGTCGGCGGCCCGATTGTTGGCCAATTTGAAGGCATTCCCTTTGAGGAGGGTACACATGTCATCAAATCAGGCGACGGGCTCTTTCTCTTTACCGACGGCCTTACCGAAGCCACCGACCGTTACGACAATCTCTTTGGGCGCGAGCGGGTTGTTAATTTCTTTCGTGATGAAATTATCCATCCTCCGGCCGTCTTCTGCGACCGACTCAAAAAGCATATAGACCAGTTCTCCGAGGGGTCGTCAGAAGAAAACCATGACGACTTTACCCTTGTACAGATTAGGATAGAATAG
- a CDS encoding response regulator — MPKPSILVVDDELLIRDLLYDFFSAQGWQIAVAENGEKAIEQLRLRHVDLVLTDIKMPEMDGLTLAQKAKALHPELPVVLMTGFPSVDTAVSALRMKADDYIVKPFNINQLYKLVESKLPADKK; from the coding sequence ATGCCAAAACCCTCGATTTTAGTTGTCGATGACGAACTCTTGATTCGTGATCTGCTTTATGATTTTTTTAGCGCTCAAGGCTGGCAGATAGCAGTCGCCGAGAACGGTGAAAAGGCGATTGAACAGCTTCGCTTGCGTCATGTTGATTTGGTTCTGACAGACATAAAAATGCCTGAAATGGATGGTTTGACTTTGGCTCAAAAGGCAAAAGCCCTCCATCCGGAACTGCCAGTTGTTCTCATGACCGGTTTTCCATCGGTTGACACAGCCGTCAGCGCGCTGAGAATGAAAGCTGATGATTATATTGTCAAACCATTCAACATAAATCAGCTCTACAAATTGGTCGAATCAAAGCTACCTGCCGACAAGAAGTAG
- a CDS encoding sigma-54 dependent transcriptional regulator, protein MKYSVLIVDDDNLVNEFVTETLQRAGYSTNSVFNGEEAILAIKAKSYDIVLSDLKMREVDGIALLDHVKRLSPDTVVIIMTAYGSVETAVKAVKKGAYDFLLKPVLPETLEMILTRVSEILHLRKENESLRNDLAHRFQNVIGKSKIMSEIFSLIQLVADARSTVMLTGASGTGKEMVARAIHYASSRRNGPFIKLNCAALPENLVEAELFGYEKGAFTDAKKTNRGRFELANGGTLLLDEISEMPLNLQSKLLRVIQEREFERIGSSQTIQVDVRLIATSNRNLKEFISAGQFREDLFYRLNVIPIYLPPLDDRKEDLPLLIDHFIQKYNKENNKNILGMTPEALRLFMKYHWPGNVRELENLIERAVVTTRAEYLNEDDFPVELSLGKMADANSALKLPMTIEEGSKYLILKTLEKFNGNKTKAAEVLGVTARTIRNKLAEYDLEPSS, encoded by the coding sequence ATGAAATATTCGGTCCTAATCGTCGATGACGACAATCTGGTCAATGAGTTCGTGACCGAAACCCTCCAACGGGCCGGATACTCGACCAATTCGGTTTTCAACGGCGAGGAAGCGATTCTTGCTATCAAAGCCAAGTCGTATGACATAGTGCTTTCCGACCTGAAAATGCGAGAGGTCGATGGTATCGCCCTGCTCGATCATGTCAAACGGCTTAGCCCAGACACGGTAGTAATCATCATGACAGCCTACGGTTCTGTAGAAACTGCGGTGAAGGCCGTAAAAAAAGGGGCATACGATTTTCTGCTCAAACCCGTCCTGCCCGAGACGCTTGAGATGATCCTGACCCGTGTGTCTGAGATTCTCCACCTCCGAAAAGAGAATGAATCTCTGCGCAACGATCTTGCCCATCGTTTTCAAAACGTTATTGGCAAATCAAAAATCATGTCGGAGATTTTCTCGCTCATTCAATTGGTAGCCGATGCCCGTTCTACAGTTATGCTCACGGGCGCTTCCGGGACTGGCAAAGAAATGGTTGCCAGAGCCATTCACTACGCCTCAAGTCGGCGAAATGGCCCCTTCATAAAACTCAATTGCGCCGCATTGCCCGAAAATCTGGTCGAGGCTGAATTATTCGGTTATGAGAAAGGCGCCTTTACCGACGCCAAGAAAACCAATAGAGGACGCTTCGAACTTGCTAACGGCGGCACTCTGCTTCTCGATGAAATTTCAGAAATGCCCCTCAATTTGCAATCAAAGTTGTTGCGCGTGATTCAAGAGCGCGAATTCGAACGCATTGGTTCAAGCCAAACAATTCAGGTCGATGTACGTCTTATTGCGACGTCAAATCGAAACCTCAAAGAATTCATCAGCGCCGGGCAGTTCCGCGAAGATCTATTCTACCGACTTAATGTCATTCCAATTTATCTGCCGCCTCTTGATGACAGAAAAGAGGATCTACCGCTTCTGATAGATCATTTCATTCAAAAGTACAACAAGGAAAACAATAAGAATATCCTTGGCATGACTCCCGAGGCGCTCCGCCTATTCATGAAATACCACTGGCCGGGCAATGTGCGAGAACTCGAAAATCTAATCGAACGCGCGGTCGTGACCACCCGCGCGGAATATCTTAACGAGGATGACTTCCCGGTCGAACTGTCTTTGGGGAAAATGGCCGATGCCAATTCCGCTCTTAAGCTTCCGATGACAATCGAGGAGGGTAGCAAATACCT
- a CDS encoding ATP-binding protein, which translates to MADSHFLPDSDINDITREFLTEADLLFQTIHHNCSILEKNPKNTDAINALFYAVHSIKGAAAFLELEDIVKTAHKLETVLSQIRSRTPSILSKSDVNLENSINELKCHIDNVRQTTAVAKKPRMNMPFAEFIDSFRGHIAELAKKLGKTIRVECPINGLELSFQTAKKLRTPLIHLLRNACDHGIELPSVRQAVGKTPMGTISISASKDGQWLIIEISDDGTGLNVEAIKSQAIALSVRYGSASKHMSEQHSSQLIFESGISTASSLTELSGRGVGLTSVKTQIEELNGTIEVSSPKGIGTTFRITIPE; encoded by the coding sequence ATGGCCGATTCACACTTTTTGCCCGATTCAGACATAAACGACATTACCCGCGAATTCCTCACTGAAGCGGATTTACTTTTTCAGACAATTCACCACAATTGCTCAATTCTTGAAAAAAATCCTAAAAATACAGACGCAATCAACGCCCTCTTCTACGCTGTCCACTCCATAAAAGGAGCGGCGGCATTTCTTGAGTTGGAGGACATCGTCAAAACGGCGCACAAACTCGAAACCGTACTGTCTCAAATTAGATCGCGAACCCCCTCGATTCTGTCCAAAAGCGATGTTAATCTTGAGAATTCGATCAATGAGCTAAAATGTCACATTGACAATGTGCGGCAAACAACTGCCGTAGCTAAGAAGCCAAGAATGAATATGCCGTTTGCAGAGTTTATAGATTCGTTTCGCGGTCATATTGCTGAACTTGCTAAGAAACTCGGCAAAACTATCCGGGTTGAGTGCCCGATAAACGGGCTTGAGCTCAGCTTTCAAACAGCCAAAAAGCTCCGAACGCCGCTCATTCACCTGCTTCGCAACGCCTGTGACCACGGGATTGAACTGCCCTCGGTGAGGCAAGCCGTCGGAAAGACCCCTATGGGAACTATTAGTATCTCAGCCTCCAAGGATGGTCAGTGGCTAATAATCGAGATAAGCGATGACGGAACCGGATTGAATGTCGAGGCAATAAAATCACAAGCAATTGCGCTATCAGTTCGGTACGGATCCGCATCAAAGCATATGTCTGAGCAACACTCATCACAACTTATTTTCGAGTCGGGCATTTCGACTGCCTCTTCGCTTACAGAATTGTCGGGGCGTGGAGTTGGTCTGACCAGCGTCAAGACTCAGATCGAGGAACTCAATGGCACAATTGAGGTTTCCTCCCCAAAAGGAATCGGTACGACCTTCAGGATTACAATCCCTGAGTAG
- a CDS encoding STAS domain-containing protein, protein MEITVREEGAVAILKLKGRLDLASGTALKEQVRKLLAKNISSVHMNLSEVEFINSSGLGAMVSVMKETRLKKGRLTLSNLATYVQEIFDITQLSHIFEIFPTEQDAMSSFQALAVR, encoded by the coding sequence ATGGAAATCACAGTACGAGAAGAAGGAGCGGTTGCCATTTTGAAACTCAAAGGGCGACTTGATTTGGCCAGCGGAACAGCTTTAAAGGAGCAGGTACGTAAGCTGCTCGCCAAAAATATCTCATCGGTTCACATGAACCTGAGCGAGGTAGAATTCATCAACAGTTCGGGCCTCGGCGCAATGGTGTCGGTCATGAAAGAGACTCGCTTGAAAAAGGGGAGATTGACCCTTTCCAATCTTGCAACCTATGTTCAGGAAATCTTTGATATCACCCAGCTGTCGCATATTTTTGAGATTTTCCCGACCGAACAGGATGCGATGTCTTCTTTCCAAGCTCTGGCTGTACGCTAA
- a CDS encoding PAS domain-containing protein, protein MSETTSVANFTESYASFNRLVNSLQRQYIELNDEFTVQNERLVQVNKLLVAATSETLAATEFLNGILKSISAGVIAVDKAGCITHFNPAASRLLGIPLKDPTGKLYRDTIPVGEPIEANALRASESGQTVEGVEKRVDLSDGSRLYLSVSTALLHDKDGMPSGAVEMFHDLTKVKKMEQEIGRLAALAALGEMAATIAHEVRNPLAGIGGFASLLKRDISPDDPRHLLVTKIIRGVDSLNQTVTTLLNYTRNESLRRERVDYNGFLQSAVDHFKADNPAAVVSLLIRLDHSAPHNALPVVLWCDAILCRQVFSNLLLNAAEACRGVGEIVVSYRCLPRQLAAQRYGDRIILGLDETLVETIFSDSGPGLSREAEKNLFAPFFTTKVDGNGLGLAVAAKVIKAHGGDILARNGKNGGAEFVVLLPTLLDTSLRALNDETEIKVES, encoded by the coding sequence ATGTCTGAAACCACAAGTGTCGCCAATTTTACCGAATCTTACGCTTCGTTCAATAGATTAGTAAACAGCCTCCAGCGGCAATACATCGAATTAAATGATGAATTTACTGTCCAGAACGAGCGGCTTGTCCAGGTCAATAAGCTTCTTGTCGCCGCAACCTCAGAGACATTGGCCGCAACCGAATTTCTAAATGGTATCCTTAAATCCATCTCTGCCGGAGTGATCGCTGTCGATAAGGCGGGATGCATTACTCATTTCAATCCGGCCGCTTCCCGTTTGCTCGGGATCCCTCTGAAAGATCCTACTGGAAAACTGTATCGTGATACTATTCCGGTGGGTGAGCCGATCGAAGCCAATGCACTCCGGGCCTCGGAAAGCGGACAGACTGTTGAAGGTGTGGAGAAGAGGGTCGATCTCTCTGATGGCAGTCGTCTCTATCTATCGGTATCCACTGCTCTCTTGCATGATAAGGACGGTATGCCCTCCGGAGCGGTGGAGATGTTCCATGATTTGACCAAAGTCAAGAAAATGGAGCAGGAGATAGGCCGATTGGCGGCCTTGGCGGCTTTGGGCGAAATGGCCGCCACAATCGCCCATGAGGTTCGCAATCCGCTCGCCGGAATAGGGGGCTTTGCTTCGCTCCTTAAAAGAGATATTTCTCCGGATGACCCCCGGCATCTTCTGGTCACCAAAATAATACGCGGTGTTGATTCCCTGAATCAAACTGTCACAACCTTACTCAACTATACTCGAAACGAAAGCCTCCGCCGTGAGCGTGTCGACTATAACGGATTTCTGCAGTCAGCGGTGGATCATTTCAAAGCCGACAATCCAGCGGCGGTTGTCAGTCTCTTAATCCGCCTCGATCATAGTGCTCCTCACAATGCCTTGCCGGTTGTGCTCTGGTGCGATGCTATCCTCTGCCGTCAGGTCTTTTCCAATCTTCTCTTGAATGCGGCCGAGGCATGCCGTGGAGTCGGAGAAATTGTTGTATCCTACCGCTGCCTGCCTCGTCAGCTTGCCGCCCAACGATACGGAGATAGAATAATCCTGGGTTTGGACGAGACACTTGTTGAAACAATTTTTAGCGACTCCGGCCCCGGTCTCTCACGTGAGGCCGAGAAAAATCTTTTTGCGCCGTTTTTCACCACAAAAGTAGATGGCAACGGACTTGGACTTGCTGTGGCTGCCAAAGTTATCAAAGCGCATGGAGGAGATATCCTCGCGCGAAATGGAAAGAACGGAGGGGCGGAGTTTGTAGTGCTCTTGCCCACCTTGCTTGATACATCATTGAGAGCCCTGAATGACGAAACTGAAATAAAAGTGGAGAGCTGA